The nucleotide window AAAGCGCGGTGCCGTCGGTGGCGCTGATGGAGCCCGTCGACACCTCGCTGGCGATGGCCTGCGCGACGGGATTGCCCTTCGGCGGCGGCGGACGCTGGGCCTGGAACAGGGCGGAGGTCTGGGTGGAACTGACGGAAGTCATGGCGCGGTCGCCTCGATCGAATGCCGTCGCGAGGGGCCGTCGACGGAAGCTCAGAAGGCGGTTCTCAGGGTTAAGCGGACCTTTCCCGCGCCCGGCACAAGAGTTTCGCGATGTTTCCGATCTCCCCTCCGAAACATTCGGATGCGAAAATCGTCATGCTGCCGGTGCGGGTGCCTGACGATGCCCCGAGGCGGCTGCCCGTTGCTGTGCCCCTTGAGCGACGGCGAGCGGGAGATCGATGCGGGCCACGAGGCCGCGAGGGAGCTTGTTCGTCAGGGTCAGCCGGCCGCCATGCCCCTCGACGATGGCGAGCACGATCGACAGACCGAGCCCGAAACCGCTGGCCTCGTTGAGGTTCCGGGCCCTGTCGCCGCGCACGAAGGGCTGCACCATGGCATCGCGCTCGGCCTCGGGGATGCCGGGGCCGTCATCCGACACTTCCAACGCCACGCCCTGCTCGGACGGGTGCATCGTCAGCCGCGCGCTGCCGCCGTACTTCACCGCATTGTCGACGAGGTTGACGATGGCCCGCTGGAGATCGTCCGCCCGCCCGCGCACCAGGACGTGCCGCGTCTGTTCCACGAGGACGTCGGCGCCGATATCGACGAACCCGTCGCAGACGGTCTGGACCAGGGAGGCGAGGTCGACGAGCGTCTGCGCGCCACCGGCCTGACCATCGCGGACGAAGGACAGGGCGGCTTCCACCAGCCCGTTCATCTGGTCGAGGTCGCGCAGCGTCATGGTGCGGGCGTGGTCGTCCTCGATGAATTCGGCCCGCAAGCGCAGGCGGGTGATCGGGGTGCGCAGATCGTGGCTGATCGCCGCCAGCATCTGGGTCCGGTCGTCGATCAGGCGGCGAACGCGCCCGCGCATGGTGTCGAGGGCGCGGGAGACGGCCATCACCTCCTTCGGCCCGTTCTGGGGCAAGGCCACGAGGTTCATGCCGGTGCCGAACGCGTCGGCGGCCTCGGCGAGCTGCGCCAGCGGCGCGGTCAGGGCCCGCGTCGCCCAGATCGACATGAGCGACAGCGTTATTCCGAGCAGGACGAAGGTGAAGACGATGGGGACGGCGCCGAAGGGGGGGCGGTCGTCGTCCGGCAGCGTCGCGCGCAGGCTCGCGCCCGCCGGTGTCAGGATGCCGATGCGGATGCTGCTTCCCGCTCCGGGCGCCCGGGGCGGAGGGGACAGATGGGTGATCGTGAGGGGGCGGCCGACCCCTTCGCGCATGCGTTGGACCATGGGATGGTCGTGTCGTCCGTTCCGACCGGGCGAGGCTGCCTGATCGGGCGCGGTCGCCGGCTCGGACATGGCCGGGGCCGGTTCGATCTGCAGGGCGGGCATGCTGCGCGCTGCATCCTGCAACAGGCGCGGCCGATCCTCCGGCGTGGCGGCATCGAGCAGGCGGACGATGGTGGCGAGGCGGGTCGCGGCGACGCCCGGATGGTTCTCCGGATTCCAGGGCTCGCGCAGCAGGAAGAATGCGAGGGTCGCCACCGCATGGGTGACGACGATGGCGGCCACGCTGAGGATCGCGATCTGGCCGGCGATGCTGCGCGGCGGATAACCGACGAGGCGCCGCCAGCGCCCTTTCGCGCGCGTGCTCATGAGCGGGTCACCGCCGGGGTGAACAGGTAGCCGCCCGAGCGGATCGTGCGGATGATCTCCGGATTGCGCGGGTCGGCCTCGATCTTCTGGCGGATCCGGCTGATGAGGACGTCGATGCTGCGCTCGAACGGGCCGGCGGCACGACCTTGCGTCAGGTCGAGCAGCTGGTCGCGCGAGAGCACCCGGCCGGGGCGCAGGCAGAGCACGTGCAGCAGGTCGAATTCCGCGCCGGTGATGGTGATACGGGCGTCGTCCGGGCTGAGGAGCTGGCGCAGCGACACGTCGAGGGTCCAGTCGAGGAAGCGCAGCCGGCGGGCGCCGTCGTCGCCGGCCGCCTCCGCGCCGGCGCCGCGCCTCAGGATCGCGCGGATGCGGGCGAGGAGCTCGCGCGGGTTGAACGGCTTGGCGAGGTAATCGTCCGCGCCGATCTCGAGGCCGACGATCCGGTCGATCTCCTCGGCCTTGGCGGTGAGCATCAGGATCGGGATCGACGAGCCCGCGCGCAGGCGCCGGCACAGGCTCAAACCGTCCTCGCCCGGCAGCATCAGGTCGAGCACGATGAGGTCGACGCGCGCATCGGTCAGCACCTTGTCCATCTCGCGGCCATCGCCCGCCAGGGTGACCCGGCATTCGTTGGCACGGAGATAGCGCGCCACCAGGGCGCTGATCTCGCGGTCGTCCTCGACCACGAGGATGTGGGGCGTGGCGGAGTTCGTCTGCGTCATGTCTCGTCCATCCGGTGGCCGTTTATGACGCCGGAGCGGAGGGATTCGAAGGGGGCCGGGCGGGTCGAATTGTAATCGTCTGTTTCAGGCCGGTATCCGGGATACGTTCGGCAATCGTTGCCGGCGGAAAGTATCGCCCGGTCGTCACGCTACCGCCGACGAAAACCGAAATACCCGCCATCGGCATCGTAAAGCACGTCGAAGCCGTTGAGGAAGCGCAGGCCGGTATTCACGAACGGCTCCGGGCGCCGGGTATTGAGGGTCACCTTGTCCGGCGCGAGCGGAGAATCCTCGCCGACGACGATGTCGTAGGCCGCCGCTGGCGCCGAGCCTTGCCCGGGGAAGGAGAAGCCGAGCCGGGTGCCGGGCAGGAATCGATTCCGCCCATCGTCATCGGCGGCGACGGCGCCGCTCACGCCGTCCTTCGGCAGGGTGAGGTACATGACCGACACGCCCGTATCGACGAGCGCCCGGCCGCAGGCGCCGGGAGCCTGCCCGTCGATCGTGATGCAGACGGGGACGCCCTGCCATTCGCCGGGAATGTCCGGGTGCGGATCGAGTTTCAGAACGCGAAAGTCGCCGCGCGTATTGGCGCCGGTGAGACCGACATGGACACCGTCCCGCGTCACCACGTAGCCGCGGCGGACGGGGCTCCGGCCATCCGGCGCGAGGTTGAGGAGCGGGTTGGTGTCGGGCGTGCTCTGGCTCTGCGCATCGCCCTCCCGCCCGAAGCCGACGCCCATCATCGCGACGTGTTCCGGCATCGTCTGCGGAGAGCAGTCGCGCGCGCCGTCCGTGCACTCGATCCGCGTCACCGCCAGGACGGGGATCGGCGCGGTGGTGACGCTGGCCTCGTCGCGGCCGACGAGGGTGACGGGCAGCGTCACCCAGCGCCCGATCATGATTCGCCCCGAGCTGCTGTAGGTGAGCCGCCCCGGCAGCGACGGCATCGCCTCGAAGCCGGGGATCCGGCTCGCCGAGACGACGATGCCGGTGGAGCCGGTATCCATCAGCACCGGCCGCACCTCTCCGCCGAAGGACAGGCCGAGACGCGGCGAGCGCGTCATGTCGGCACCTTTCTCCGGCGCGTTGAGATAGGACAGAAAGGTGCCCTGATGGAACGCATCATAGCGCGGCCGCTCGGTGGCGGATGCCGGATGCGGAAGAAGGCTCATCACCGCCATCCCGATGGCAAGAGCGGCACGCCGCGAACTCATCGCACGTCTCGGTCCGACAGCGACGCGATGCCCACGATCCTCACTCATCATCCGCCCTTTCGAACCGAGGGTGAAGCGGCGACGGCGCGCTTGCGCCCTCGTCACGACCTTCATCCCTCCCGAGGCTTGTCAGCCAGGCGCTTAAAGGACGCTTACGCAGGCCGGCGCCTCATCCGGTCACGGACGCGGCGACGGCGCGGGCCACCGACGCGATGGCGGCGCTGCGCGCCTCCGGCGAGGCCTTCGCTTCGGTCAGGTAGACCGTCAGGACGAGGGGCGCCCGGCGCGGAGGCCAGATCACGGCGACGTCGTTGGCGGTGTCGTATTCGCCGGACCCGGTCTTGTCGCCGATCCGCCACTCCTTCGGCAGGCCGGCGCGCAGCCGTGCATCGCCGGTGCGGCATCCGACGAGCCAGGCGGTGAGCAGCGCGCGCGAGACGGGCGAGAGCGCATCGCCGAGGACGAGGCGCCGCAGCGTCTCCGCCATGGCGAGCGGCGTGGTGGTGTCGCGCGGATCGCCGGGCACGGCCTCGTTCAGGTCGGGCTCGGTGCGGTCGAGGCGGCTGGTCGCGTCGCCGAAATCACGAAGCTGGGCGGTCAGCCCGGCCGGGCCGCCCATCGTCCCGAGCAGCAGGTTGGCGGCGGTGTTGTCGCTCACCGTGACGGCCGCCTCGCAGAGTTCGGCGAGGGTCATCCCCTCGCCGCCCGCCCTCGGCCCGCTCATGGGCGAGTAGGCCACGACCTCGCCAAGCGTGTAGCGCAGCCGCCGGTCGAGGCTGTCCTCGCCCCGGTCGACCCGCGCCAGCACCGCGCCGGCCGCGAGAACCTTGAACGTGCTGCACATCGGGAAGGGCTCCCCGCCGCGATGCGCCACGGGGGCGCCGCCGCCGGTATCGAGAAGGCCGATTCCGAGCCGCCCGCCGCTCGCCTGCTCGATCCGTGCGAACCGGTCGGCGAGGCCTTCGGAGAACGAGCCCGCGGCGAAGGCGCGGCTTGCCCCGAAGAGCCGGTATCCCGCAGCCCAGGCGGCTGCACCGAGGGTGAGTTCGCGTCGGGTGACCATGCGCGTCCGTGCCTGTCGATGGGATTTCGCGGGAGTAGGGCGATGGCTTTGCGGTCCCATCGTGGCGGGGAAAACACGGCTCTGGCGAACCGGAGCGTGAATTCCTCGTCTCCGGGCCGAGCATTCGGCGAGCCTGCGGATTGCCTCGCACGCCCTCGATTCTTATCTCCTGGTCTCAGGTGCCGGCGCGATGTCCGACGCGGGCCTCGATCTCGGGAGACGGCGATGCAAGGCACGAAGGACGGCACGAAGGACGGCACGGGCCGCGGCTCCAACCGGTTGTTCGACGATTTCGCCCGGTTGATGACCGATGCCGCCGGCGCGGCCCAGGGGGTGAAGCGCGAGGCGGAGACGGTGTTCAAGGCGCAGGTCGAGCGCCTGATCCGCGACATGGACATCGCCTCCCGCGAGGAGGTGGACGTCCTGCGCGACCTCGTCTCGGCGCTCCGCACCCAGAACGACGCTCTCGCCGCCCGCGTTTCCGTGCTGGAGGGCCGGCTCGGCACGCAGGAGCCGCCGCCTCCGCCGTCGACATCGGTGTGATTCGCGCCGGTCGAGTCAGGTCTAAGCTTGTGCACAGGAAGGAACGGTGGAAATCCGCTTTCCTGTTCACCGGTCCGCAGGAGCGCTTTGAAACGCGAGTCCGCCACGGTCTATAGTGAGTGAGGCACTGATTCGCTTCGCCCCCGGACCCGACCTTCGGCCCTTAAGCTTCTCACCGACCAAGCTCTGCCTTGCTTATGCGAGGCTTGAGCTTGCGAATGGTGAATCGTGAGCGGGATTGATCGTCGTTCACCATTATCGGCGCCCCTCACGGGACGCCAACCTGGACCGCTATGACCCAACTCCACATCGAAGGCCTCGACCGGAACGAGCATCCCCTCGACATCGTCGAGCGGCTTGCCTCCCTTCGCGACTGGATCTTCGACAGGGCCGAGACCGACGAAATGTCGGTGGCCGTGGCCGGCCGCTGGTCCGATTACCATGTCGCCTTCACCTGGATCGAGGATGTGGAGGCCCTGCACGTGGCCTCGGCCTTCGACCTGAAGGTGCCGGCCCATCGCCGCACCGAAATTCTCACCCTCATCTCCCTCGTCAACGAGCAGCTCTGGGTCGGCCATTTCGACCTGTGGTCCACCGACAGCGTCGTGATGTTCCGGCACTCGCTGCTGCTCACCGACGGCGCCGCGCCGACGCAGAGCCAGTGCGCGATGATGCTGAAATCCGCCGTGGATGCCTGCGAGCGCTACTATCAGGCATTCCAGTTCGTGCTCTGGGCGGGCAAGTCCGCCCGCGAATCCCTGGATGCGGTCCTGTTCGAGACCGAAGGCGAGGCGTGAGCGGTCCGTCGTCCCGTCCATCCGGCGCATTGCCCGCGTCCCTCACCCTGGTCGGGGCGGGCAAGATGGGCGGCGCGATGCTGGCCGGCTGGCTCGCCAACGGGCTCGATGCCGCCAGAACCTGCGTCGTCGATCCGCAGGCCTCGCCCGAGACGATCCGGCTGTGCGAGATCCACGGCATCGCCCTGAACCCGAGCGACGTCCCAGCGAACGACGCGCTGATCCTCGCGATCAAGCCACAGGGGTTGGAGGGCGCGGCGGGCCTTCTCGATACCCTGATCTCGCCCGATACGCTGGTGGTCTCGATCCTCGCGGGCAAGACCATCGCCGACCTGCGCACCCGCCTGCCATCCGCCCGCGCCATCGTCAGGGCGATGCCGAACCTTCCGGCGAGCATCGGCCGCGGCGTCACCGGCGCGGTGGCGAGCGCCGAGGTGGCGCCCGCTCAGCATGCCCAGGCCGATGCCCTGCTGAAGGGCGTGGGCACCGTGGAGTGGCTCGACGACGAGGCGCTCATCGACGCGCTGACGGCGGTCTCCGGCTCCGGCCCGGCCTATGTCTTCCTTCTCGCCGAAGCCATGGCAGAAGCGGGCGTGGCCGCCGGTCTGCCGGCCGACAT belongs to Methylobacterium sp. 77 and includes:
- a CDS encoding response regulator; the encoded protein is MTQTNSATPHILVVEDDREISALVARYLRANECRVTLAGDGREMDKVLTDARVDLIVLDLMLPGEDGLSLCRRLRAGSSIPILMLTAKAEEIDRIVGLEIGADDYLAKPFNPRELLARIRAILRRGAGAEAAGDDGARRLRFLDWTLDVSLRQLLSPDDARITITGAEFDLLHVLCLRPGRVLSRDQLLDLTQGRAAGPFERSIDVLISRIRQKIEADPRNPEIIRTIRSGGYLFTPAVTRS
- a CDS encoding YbjN domain-containing protein codes for the protein MTQLHIEGLDRNEHPLDIVERLASLRDWIFDRAETDEMSVAVAGRWSDYHVAFTWIEDVEALHVASAFDLKVPAHRRTEILTLISLVNEQLWVGHFDLWSTDSVVMFRHSLLLTDGAAPTQSQCAMMLKSAVDACERYYQAFQFVLWAGKSARESLDAVLFETEGEA
- the bla gene encoding class A beta-lactamase; its protein translation is MVTRRELTLGAAAWAAGYRLFGASRAFAAGSFSEGLADRFARIEQASGGRLGIGLLDTGGGAPVAHRGGEPFPMCSTFKVLAAGAVLARVDRGEDSLDRRLRYTLGEVVAYSPMSGPRAGGEGMTLAELCEAAVTVSDNTAANLLLGTMGGPAGLTAQLRDFGDATSRLDRTEPDLNEAVPGDPRDTTTPLAMAETLRRLVLGDALSPVSRALLTAWLVGCRTGDARLRAGLPKEWRIGDKTGSGEYDTANDVAVIWPPRRAPLVLTVYLTEAKASPEARSAAIASVARAVAASVTG
- the proC gene encoding pyrroline-5-carboxylate reductase, whose translation is MSGPSSRPSGALPASLTLVGAGKMGGAMLAGWLANGLDAARTCVVDPQASPETIRLCEIHGIALNPSDVPANDALILAIKPQGLEGAAGLLDTLISPDTLVVSILAGKTIADLRTRLPSARAIVRAMPNLPASIGRGVTGAVASAEVAPAQHAQADALLKGVGTVEWLDDEALIDALTAVSGSGPAYVFLLAEAMAEAGVAAGLPADMAARLARATVAGAGALLSTSPHEAGQLRRDVTSPGGTTAVALAVLMREGGVPDLMREAVEAAKVRAGELSG
- a CDS encoding ATP-binding protein, with product MSTRAKGRWRRLVGYPPRSIAGQIAILSVAAIVVTHAVATLAFFLLREPWNPENHPGVAATRLATIVRLLDAATPEDRPRLLQDAARSMPALQIEPAPAMSEPATAPDQAASPGRNGRHDHPMVQRMREGVGRPLTITHLSPPPRAPGAGSSIRIGILTPAGASLRATLPDDDRPPFGAVPIVFTFVLLGITLSLMSIWATRALTAPLAQLAEAADAFGTGMNLVALPQNGPKEVMAVSRALDTMRGRVRRLIDDRTQMLAAISHDLRTPITRLRLRAEFIEDDHARTMTLRDLDQMNGLVEAALSFVRDGQAGGAQTLVDLASLVQTVCDGFVDIGADVLVEQTRHVLVRGRADDLQRAIVNLVDNAVKYGGSARLTMHPSEQGVALEVSDDGPGIPEAERDAMVQPFVRGDRARNLNEASGFGLGLSIVLAIVEGHGGRLTLTNKLPRGLVARIDLPLAVAQGAQQRAAASGHRQAPAPAA
- a CDS encoding accessory factor UbiK family protein, with amino-acid sequence MQGTKDGTKDGTGRGSNRLFDDFARLMTDAAGAAQGVKREAETVFKAQVERLIRDMDIASREEVDVLRDLVSALRTQNDALAARVSVLEGRLGTQEPPPPPSTSV